In one Macaca nemestrina isolate mMacNem1 chromosome 2, mMacNem.hap1, whole genome shotgun sequence genomic region, the following are encoded:
- the LOC105480193 gene encoding 3-ketoacyl-CoA thiolase, peroxisomal, with protein sequence MQRLQVVLGHLTGRPDSGWMPQAAPCLSGAPQASAADVVVVHGRRTAICRAGRGGFKDTTPDELLSAVMTAVLKDVNLRPEELGDICVGNVLQPGAGAIMARIAQFLSDIPETVPLSTVNRQCSSGLQAVASIAGGIRNGSYDIGMACGVESMSLADRGNPGNITSRLMEKEKARDCLIPMGITSENVAERFGISREKQDTFALASQQKAARAQSKGCFQAEIVPVTTTVHDDKGTKRSITVTQDEGIRPSTTMEGLAKLKPAFKKDGSTTAGNSSQVSDGAAAILLARRSKAEELGLPILGVLRSYAVVGVPPDIMGIGPAYAIPIALQKAGLTVSDVDIFEINEAFASQAAYCVEKLRLPSEKVNPLGGAVALGHPLGCTGARQVITLLNELKRRGKRAYGVVSMCIGTGMGAAAVFEYPGN encoded by the exons ATGCAGAGGCTGCAGGTAGTGCTGGGCCACCTGACAGGCCGGCCGGATTCCGGCTGGATGCCGCAGGCTGCGCCTTGCCTGAGCGGCGCCCCGCAGGCCTCGGCCGCGGACGTGGTGGTGGTGCACGGGCGGCGCACGGCCATCTGCCGGGCAGGCCGCGGCGGCTTCAAG GACACCACCCCCGACGAGCTTCTCTCGGCCGTCATGACCGCGGTTCTCAAGGACGTGAATCTGAGGCCGGAAGAGCTGGGGGACATCTGTGTCG GAAATGTGCTGCAGCCTGGGGCCGGGGCAATCATGGCCCGAATCGCCCAGTTTCTGAG TGACATCCCGGAGACTGTGCCTTTGTCCACTGTCAATAGACAGTGTTCGTCGGGGCTGCAGGCAGTGGCCAGCATAGCAG GTGGCATCAGAAATGGGTCTTATGACATTGGCATGGCCTGTGg gGTGGAGTCCATGTCCCTGGCTGACAGAGGGAACCCTGGAAATATTACTTCACGCTTGATGGAGAAGGAGAAGGCCAGAGATTGCCTGATTCCTATGGG GATAACCTCTGAGAATGTGGCTGAGCGGTTTGGCATTTCACGGGAGAAGCAGGATACCTTTGCTCTGGCTTCCCAGCAGAA GGCAGCAAGAGCCCAGAGCAAGGGCTGTTTccaagctgagattgtgccagtgacCACCACGGTCCATGATGACAAGGGCACCAAGAGGAGCATCACTGTGACCCAGGATGAGGGTATCCGCCCCAGCACCACCATGGAGGGCCTGGCCAAACTGAAGCCTGCCTTCAAGAAGGACGGTTCTACCACAGCTG GAAACTCTAGCCAAGTGAGTGATGGGGCAGCTGCCATCCTGCTGGCCCGGAGGTCCAAGGCAGAAGAGTTGGGCCTTCCCATCCTTGGGGTCCTGAGGTCCTATGCAGTGGTTGGGGTCCCACCTGACATCATGGGCATCGGACCTGCCTACGCCATCCCTATAGCTTTGCAAAAAGCAG GGCTGACAGTGAGTGACGTGGACATCTTTGAGATCAATGAGGCCTTTGCAAGCCAG GCTGCCTACTGTGTGGAGAAGCTACGACTCCCCTCTGAGAAGGTGAACCCTCTGGGCGGTGCAGTGGCCTTAGGGCACCCATTGGGCTGCACTGGGGCACGACAGGTCATCACGCTGCTCAACGAGCTGAAGCGCCGTGGGAAGAG GGCATACGGAGTGGTGTCCATGTGCATCGGAACTGGAATGGGAGCCGCTGCTGTCTTTGAATACCCTGGGAACTGA